In Duganella zoogloeoides, a single genomic region encodes these proteins:
- a CDS encoding DUF58 domain-containing protein → MAARAQLQAWYRHRRERWLVRRDRGDSGAATGITLTPRRVYILPTRPGLGFAVLLLLMLIGALNYNLGLGFALTFFTGACAVADMFLTTRNLVALKLTAGRAAPVFAGEQAQFEVQLHNPTRRDRFAIVIGFDDDASWKSAASAAVSPPPPHPTDVAAGATSAVVLSAPAPARGWLAAPRIRLATSFPLGLFRAWSYWKPARPKLELAILVYPAPETPAPPLPSHGAASEDGHGAVGLDNFAGIRPYQQGDPMRHLAWRQIARHDPALGGQLVTKQFDGGAVAELALDFAELPAHLGLELRLSRMTQWVLQAELRALPYSLRLGAASYGPALGDAHRAACLSALALYEGPA, encoded by the coding sequence ATGGCAGCCCGGGCGCAACTGCAGGCCTGGTACCGCCACCGCCGCGAACGCTGGCTGGTCAGGCGTGACCGGGGCGACTCCGGTGCCGCCACCGGCATCACGCTCACCCCGCGCCGCGTCTACATCCTGCCCACCCGCCCCGGCCTGGGCTTTGCCGTGCTGCTGCTGTTGATGCTGATCGGCGCCCTCAACTACAACTTGGGCCTGGGCTTCGCGCTGACCTTTTTCACCGGCGCCTGCGCGGTGGCCGACATGTTCCTCACCACCCGCAACCTGGTGGCGCTGAAGCTGACGGCCGGCCGCGCCGCGCCGGTGTTTGCAGGCGAGCAGGCGCAGTTCGAAGTGCAGCTGCACAATCCCACCCGGCGCGACCGCTTTGCAATCGTTATCGGCTTTGACGATGACGCCAGCTGGAAGTCCGCCGCGTCCGCCGCGGTTTCCCCGCCGCCCCCCCACCCGACCGATGTGGCGGCCGGCGCCACCAGTGCTGTCGTGCTGTCGGCGCCGGCGCCCGCGCGGGGCTGGCTGGCCGCGCCGCGCATCCGCCTGGCCACCAGTTTTCCGCTCGGGCTGTTTCGCGCCTGGTCGTACTGGAAGCCGGCCCGGCCGAAGCTGGAGCTGGCGATACTGGTGTACCCGGCGCCCGAAACGCCGGCGCCGCCGCTGCCCTCGCACGGCGCCGCCAGCGAGGACGGCCACGGTGCCGTGGGACTCGATAACTTCGCCGGCATCCGCCCTTACCAGCAGGGCGACCCGATGCGGCACCTGGCCTGGCGCCAGATCGCGCGCCACGATCCGGCGCTGGGCGGCCAGCTGGTGACCAAGCAGTTCGACGGCGGCGCGGTGGCGGAACTGGCGCTCGATTTCGCCGAACTGCCGGCCCACCTGGGCCTCGAACTGCGCCTGTCGCGCATGACGCAATGGGTGCTGCAAGCGGAACTGCGCGCCCTGCCCTACAGCCTGCGCCTGGGCGCCGCGTCGTACGGCCCGGCGCTGGGCGACGCCCACCGCGCCGCCTGCCTGAGCGCGCTGGCGCTCTACGAAGGTCCCGCATGA
- a CDS encoding AAA family ATPase encodes MYTKLHEAARQVASIIVGKDLQIRQALACLLAGGHLLVEDVPGVGKTTLAHALAISLGLRFNRIQFTSDLLPADVNGISIYDREQNGFVFHPGPIFTQVLLADEINRATPKTQSGLLEAMEERQVSADGVTRELPAPFFVIATQNPTHQIGTFPLPESQLDRFLMCLSLGYPDAAAERALLLGEDRRALLKTLPAAMTSHELAEAQQSLRALHVAPTLADYVQRLAAASRQNGMFAEGLSPRAAIALLQAARAWAALEGRNHVLPEDVQAVLAPVCAHRLRPVKVAHGTALASRDLVLQWQKSVPV; translated from the coding sequence ATGTACACAAAATTGCACGAAGCAGCACGGCAGGTAGCCAGCATCATCGTCGGCAAGGACTTGCAGATCCGCCAGGCGCTGGCCTGCCTGCTGGCCGGCGGCCACCTGCTGGTGGAGGACGTGCCGGGCGTGGGCAAGACCACGCTGGCGCACGCGCTGGCCATTTCGCTGGGGCTGCGCTTCAACCGCATCCAGTTCACCAGCGACCTGCTGCCGGCCGACGTGAACGGCATTTCCATCTACGACCGCGAGCAGAACGGTTTCGTGTTCCACCCCGGCCCTATCTTCACGCAAGTGTTGCTGGCCGACGAAATCAACCGCGCCACCCCGAAAACCCAGTCCGGCCTGCTCGAAGCGATGGAAGAGCGCCAGGTCAGCGCCGACGGCGTCACGCGCGAACTGCCCGCGCCGTTCTTCGTGATTGCCACGCAAAACCCCACCCACCAGATCGGCACCTTCCCGCTGCCCGAATCGCAGCTGGACCGCTTTTTGATGTGCCTCTCGCTCGGCTACCCGGACGCCGCCGCCGAACGCGCGCTGCTGCTCGGCGAAGACCGCCGCGCGCTGCTCAAGACCCTGCCGGCGGCAATGACGTCGCACGAACTGGCAGAGGCCCAGCAATCGCTGCGCGCCCTGCACGTGGCGCCCACGCTGGCCGACTACGTGCAGCGCCTGGCCGCCGCCTCGCGCCAGAACGGCATGTTCGCCGAGGGCCTCAGTCCGCGCGCAGCGATTGCTCTGTTGCAGGCCGCGCGTGCCTGGGCCGCGCTGGAAGGCCGCAACCACGTGCTGCCCGAGGATGTGCAGGCGGTGCTGGCGCCCGTATGCGCGCACCGGCTGCGGCCTGTCAAGGTCGCGCACGGCACAGCGCTGGCCAGTCGCGACCTGGTGCTGCAATGGCAAAAATCGGTGCCGGTGTAG